The sequence below is a genomic window from Lolium perenne isolate Kyuss_39 chromosome 4, Kyuss_2.0, whole genome shotgun sequence.
atTGGAAAAAACAAATTGTGAACTTATTTAAAtctaaaaaattcaaattttagttacttttcaaatttgaacatttttagttTTGATCTTTTTCCTATGAAGAAGTTTTGAATCTGAACTTTCTCCGAACTTTGAACATTTTTTTGTTAACATTTACGattttttttttacatttttaGATCTAAAAGTTTTCCaagtttgaacattttaaaaTGTGAACAATTTTCAAACCTGGACTTTTTTCAAGTTTGAACTTTTTTTTTAGATTTCAACTTTTTTAGGTTTGCACTTTCCAGATGTCACGTCTGGTTGTCCAGAACGCGAAAATGAAAAGAACAATGAACAAGGACCGAACAGATCTCCATCAGGCGTCGGCTGGCTAGGCGCTGCGCAAAGCATAGAAGCGCCTGAAAAGTTTTGGGGCGAACTAGTGTGTCACGATCGATGTTATCTGAAAACTAGTGGGAAggcaacaatttttttttttttttgcatagaaCTTCAGGAGTTTCTTATTTAACTGAATTTCTGGTACAATCAACCCTTCAGACCCAAAATGAATGCATCCCGCACTAAGTTATAAATTCTACAAAAAAATGGAGAAagtttcaaaaacaaaaaaaaagtgaaTGAATTTTTGTTGATAAAGCATTCTATCAGATTCGGACCGAGGACTTACGAGTCTTAGCAAGCAGTTACTCTACCACTAATTTGAAAAACCCTTTTGCAGTCCAACAAGAAAACGGATGCGCTGGCGCCCGACAGCTTTCGCGCTAGTTGCTCATCCGTTGCTTGTTTGGCTCTAACCAGCTGAGCTACCAGAACCACTTACCTAAAGTCTCTTTTCTTCATCTATGAGCATGCTACCTGCAGCGGAGGAGAGCTTGTTCAAGAACAGAGAGCCGGCCTGGGATTGGACGACCCTCGTTCAGGGAGGTCTTCTTCACTATAGACACCACCAAGAACAAGAAAGTTGTGCTATTCTATCCGACGACGGACTCCATCAATATGAGGTTCTTTCTCTCATGTAATTTTGCCCGCCCGTTCTCTACTTCTGTGCCGAAGGAAATGGGATTCAAACCCATGATACAATCTTCTTGTATCTCTATTTAGTAGACCAATGCCTTAAGCCAACCAGCCATGCCTCCAAGTTGTTGATCGGAATTCGATGTGCCGGGTTGGTTGCCCGAATATCCACTGCGTAAACAGTAGCACGCGTACTCATCTTTAATGGGCGAGAAAGACTCTATCCAGATCTATGGATCTCCCCAACGTCCAAGAGAGACCCAAAAACCCCCAAATCCACCACTCATTGGGTGAGGCCCTTGCTTTCTATGAACACCTCACCACTGAATGAGAAACTTAGCCCCCGGCCCGACTAGGAGAGAAGACAGGGTCAAGCCGATGCCGCCCTTCCTCACCTACCTAAATGGAATGAATATCTCCTTCGTCTAGTCGATAAGGGAAAAAGCCGGCGGGGACCGTGACTCTTCTAAACCATTACATGATGGAGAAGTCCATTCTCATCATGATCGATCAACTTCCTACCATAGTGCCGATAGAACCAGGCTTGCTTCTAGAAGATTCTATAATGATCCACTTGAATCGGCCTCTGGTGACACCTCCCTAGTCATCGAAAGGTTTCATCCCTCGGTCGTTAAGGTGGTGGTGAAATTGCAATTAATGCTCTATCTCCGCCATAGAAAATGGGATACTAAGTTTCAGTGGCCTCGCATCCCCATAGTCTTAAACTGGCTTGCCCTTCCAATCAGGGTTATAACGGGTCCGGTATGAGCAACACCAACCAATCGTGTTGGTATGGTGGGTTCCCCATACCCACTATCCGAAAAAAGCTTGTCATAGCAGCTCAAACCTCCGATCGGGAAATGGGAGTTCTAACCGTTCCTAGCCCCAATTCCAAAAAAAATGATTGGACTGAGGTTCGTGCATGGAGAGAATAGAAACTAATATCGATGGAGGAAGAAAATGGATGCGCTAACGCGCAACGGCTTTCACGCTAGTTTCTCAGTCCGTTGCTTGTTTGGTTCGAGGTTGAGTTCACCCGCCGCCCTACGTCAGTAGTCTTCCTAACTTCTATTCCGGTAAGGTCCTTCAAGAACAGCATTGTGGTCGCAACGGGGCTCTAGGTGAATATTGTCCGCCCGTATGAGCTGAGCTGTGAATATTTATATGTCGGGGTCTTTTACTGAAAAACCACAATACTACACTACCACAATTTGAAGAAATCCGCAAGTGACTATAATTTGAATTCACTGGTCGTGTTGAGTTGAGGCTTATTTTCAATATAACAGGTCCATCCATTACTGAATGAAACAAATGAGTTTTTTTGCCCGTTCACTCACTTCTAAATGATTCCTTTCGCACTCTCTTTTTTAtcaaaaaaatatataaatattTGTTTACCATACCTTTCAAGCAAGTGTGTTTTATTGCAAGATTAAGTTATTATTGAACAAAGATAAATTATCATTCTGAAGGATGAGATCAATTCGGAATCACTTTTTTCTTATTCTAGCAGACGGAATTGAATTGGTCAAATTTAGTACTTTCCAATCTATTTTTTTTATCTTACCTCATTCTATCTACGCCAGGGGGATAATACCAAAACAGTCCTTTTGTTTATTATAGAGGAGCACCCTGGGCCCTCTATAATAGGATGCTCACTCCAATCCATTTTAAAGGTCACTGATTTGTAGAGCATTATTATGATAATTGATGCTAATAATAAATTCCAGAAATTCATCACCCTTTATATTTTAGCATCTAATTAAATGATTTGTTTATGGAAAATAGTATATCAGCTTTATGCTAGTCATTAATGTACATTTTGACTGTACAAATGAAAACTGGAAATAGCTGTAAGAGAAATTCTCAGAATCAACTATTGCTATTAATATGAGTCATGTACTCATATACTCACCATTTTCAAGTAGGAAGAGGATCACACAGTTCCTCATCGGATATGTCGTGCTATATGAAAAGCaatggcaaattagggctattcggAACGAGCAAGGCGTTGCTATGCTTGTGGCTGATCATGCCACTTCTCGTGTCATCTGGTGGGGAAGACCATCCATCTACGCGCGCATCTCCTTTTCATTTTTTGATCCAAGTCAATTATGTAATTCGAATTGCTTATTCATTGATGCAGAAGAGATGGTGTTAGGACGAGGGCCCTGGTTAGGACGGAAATCGTGTGACTGTAAATATTGCCTGACGTGGAGTGGCAACCTTTGCATCAAGCCCGGAACCTGCAATGTGCCCTGCAAGGCCGCAGGCTATGACAACGGCCACTGCGAATTCCTCCGCCTATGCTACTGCTGCAATAACTGCAATGGCTAGCTCCCCAGTTCGTACGTGACACCAAACGCATGCTCTGTCCGAGTTGTTGCTACGTGTTCATGTATGCCTGATTTGCAAGTGAAATAAAATACTCTCTCCGTTTCTTCGACTTAACTTTATCTATAGTGTATCTACATACTAGATAATGTTAAGACAAATTTTATGGGATGGAATATGAAGCTCTCTGCGTGTTATGATAAAAGGAACATTAAGATCATGATCTTAAAGTAACAGTTTTCCCACGAATCGATGCAGAAGATCTTGCCGATAGACAACTTGTTCTTGCACGTAtgcttcaaaaattatttttctgAATGGTCACTCGGGAAGGAAGAAATCCCCACACCTGAATTTTTCATTTATATAGAACAACCAAAACGGCCGATTGCAAGAGCGGATTGGGGAGATTACAAAAGTACATTCATTCCATAGTCAGCCATGAAACTGCATCAAGCTCACGCGCCTGCGGCAGTGCCGAGCGGCCCAACCTGCTGTCTGTCACTTCCCGCGGAGAGCTGACTGAACTGAACCGAGAACACGCTACACAAGATACTGGCCATTGCTCGTCCCATCACGCCTTCACTACAGCGACACATATAATTCCACGCTGCCTTACCACCACCGCACCTGGCACTTTCTTAAACCATCTCCAATAGACTGATGTATAATAGGGTAAATGATGCAAAACTAACTTTTGCATCACCTAAGAAAAAATTCTCTCCAACAGGTGATGTATAACTAAATATGTCATCCGTCCCATTATACTTGTCTATGATAATATGCAATCATAGGCTATGTTAGGCATCTCCGTAAACAACCTCCAAACCCACTTAATCATCGGGGCAATATTCATCAGTTTGGTGGTCATAATACCAATACCACATTGGTCTATTGTTAGGCAAACCTTGGCCAGTTAGCCCAGTGGTGCTTGCGTTACTCGCCTGTCTTTTCCCAAGAGAATATGTCCTGGTACTTGTCAAAGCCAGAGTGAGTATCAACCGCCAACGGGAAGATGCCCATGGTGAATATCGGGAGGCTAGATAGGAAAGCATCTGTCAGGACCAGTCtaggaaggcatttggtttttttggatgatgtgagttggtgaattgtcacccccttcatacCTCTGTAGATTTAGCGAGGTAggttcgagtttgatcttttatattgctcttgtaaggtgttgtgaataaaCTAATAAAAAAAGTCGTGCGCATtccttggatgcagaagctggggtgatATTTTCCCTATTTCGAAAAAAACAAGGACAGTCTAGCTGCAAAGGACATAAACCTTCCTTGCCACCGATCCATATGCTTACCAACTGTTGCAACTATTAGGTCCATATGGAAGATGGCTAGCTTTTTGCCACTCACAGGGAAGCAAAGATACTTGAAAGGTGAATAACCTAACTCTTGTAGCAGGTGATCTTAAATCCAGATAGTAGCTCAAAGCAGATTAGTAGGAATTTCAGATTTCAATGTAAGTGTTCTTGATGAGGATCATTGCATCATAATTGAGGCGAGAAACATCCACTGTGCCCAAGGCAAAGCTATTAAGGATCTGTAAGAGCACGTTTTTATAATATAGGTTTGAACTTTTTTAAGAAGGCAACTCGAAACCCATCAGTCCCCGGAGGAGTAAAAATTTTTGTGGCCTTTAACACCTCCTCTAGCTCTTTCATGGTGAAGGAGATAACCAGGGCTTCATTCTCCATGGCATTCACCTGTTGCCTTGCATCCAAACAATGACTAGCAAGGGATAGGAACGTTGGCTCCTCCGAGCCCATGAGCGCCATGAAAAACTCATAAATGCGATTTTGGATATGAAGTTTGTCTGAGATCAACCATTGATCCGAATGAAGGCTTAGAAAAGTTTACATTTACACCTTCGCCCAATTCATATGTAACCGGAATTAAAAAGTTGATCTCTGGGCAAAGTTCACAATAGACCAAGCGACTTGGTCCTTCACATTATTCCATAGAACATAACGATAGTAGAAACATAATATCATCCAATAGTATAATGGATGAGATTATTGGGCACGAGAATATGAGATCTTCAGAAGAAAATCTCAAAAGGCGAGGCCAGAACCTTTGAGCTTGTCCTGGACGATGCCGTCCAACTTGTGCGCCATCTCTTGGGTCAGGTGGTTGGCCCAGTCGCCCACCGTCCCATTCCTGAAGTAGGACGACTTCTCCATGGGCATCCAACCAGCCAGGTTGGATGTCCCCGAGGAGTTGACAGGCAGGTTCTTGAGCTTCTGAAAGCTACACAGGTCCACGACCTGCTCCACGGCTCCGGCGTCCACCTCATCGACGGTGAACGGGACTCCAAGGAACTCGGCGAGGGTCTTGACGTGCTTAACCGGGTCGGCCATCATCTCCTCGTACTTGAGGAAGAGGACCCGATCTGGCTCTGCAATGCTCTGTTTCCAGTACCCAAGATAGTGGTCCCACACTGGACCGAAATATGACCCCCCTTCGCTGAATAACTCGAAGGCTTTCTCCAGCTTGATGAAGTAGTCTTTGCTTACCGAGTTCAAGTAGTGCCACAGGGACACGAGCACATCCTTGGGCTCCCGGCTGATGTACACCACGCGACAGCCGACGGCGGAGatgctcgccggcagcagcgtgAACGGCATGTGGGTCGCCAGGAGCCTTGGGGACGCGAGCGCCTCCAGTTCGGCGACAGGGTAGAGCTCGCGGTCAGGTTTCTCGATGAACGGCACGAGGTCATGGGGGCTGTTGGTAAGCagcgggtggccgtcggcgtctccggcgacggcATGTCGGGAGCGGTTGACGAGGGTGAAGGCGAGGGCCTTGAGCCAGGTGGTGCCGGACTTGGGGCACGCGGCGAGGATGATGTCGTCGGCCCGCGGCTTGAACTCGTCTTGCAAGAGCATGACGCTCTTGGCCACCTGCGGAGATACCCAGAAGCCTCGGTACAGGACGTACGGTTTCCAAAACCCTTCCCTCATTGGGAGCGTGGACACAAGACGCTCTCTTTCCTCGGCGGCATTGTCGACGCTGCTCTTGGTTTGAGTTGGATCCATGGCGAATCCGGCGAGGTGGGTGGTGCTAGCTCTAACTCTGAGTACTCTGCTTGCTGTGATACGTAACAAATTTATATCGGATCGGCGTGCACTTTTGGGGAGTCTCTGCAGCATCAATAAACAACACATGCTTTGGACATGTCTTAGTCGATGCCACTAACAACAGTGAGTAGTAGGTTAGTGACTACTGACTAGGCTGCACGCACAGATGGCATCCACAGTCGACAGGCCTGTTCAGAAACACTAAGATTTAGAAAAACTACACTCACCCCAACTAGACACTGAAATAAAATAACactgttttgaaaacatagacagACACACGAACTAGAAAATCGACATAGATAGAAACATGAAATAGAGActgaaataaacacacaaactaatgTGAGTCGTTATCCAACTTGCCCTCGGTGTCCTCCAAAGCGGTTGTCCTGAGGACGTCCAGCCACCACTTGGAGTTGGGGTCAAATGTCGACGGTCCGATTTACTCCGCCATAATGGCggccttcctcctcctcttcctccctcgCCGCTCTCCTCACCGCCTATTTTGTAGAAGATGTGATCTAATTCCACGTCTTTGGGATGGTCGCTCCGCCACTGCGCCATGGCCCGCTCATCCGCCTCGGTGATGGCAAGTCGCCGCTGCCCCTGGCAGGGCGTCACTCGTCCTATTGCGAGACAAAGCGCGGTTGTGGAGCGACCATTAGGGCTTGTGCATGAGACACGATCGCGAGGAAGTTAATGTCCTGACCAACCACGTCCCGACATCTTATGTTCGGGCGGCCTCCTCACTCGCCTTGAAGGTGCCGAGCTAAAGGCGCTATCTGGCGGCGGAGATTTGGTCACGCGCGAACGCCGACGAAGCCCGTGGAGCTCAGGTTGGCGCGGCGACGAGGAGGCATCTCAACGGTGGCCGGAAACGGCCCCGCGGTGTCAACGGTGGCGGGGAGAGGGGATGTGGCTGCATGAACCGGTGGAGGAGAAGTGGGTTGTGAATTTCGTGTCGAATACATGGCTATATTTATTGGCGCGAGGGCTAAAGGATGGCGATAAAAAAATAGCGGGATGGAATTGCTGGAAAGAAAATGGAGGGTAACACTAAGACACGAAAGTGCTTTGCCATGTGTATTGCAAATACACACGACAAAGGCAGTTTTTGCCGTGTGTATTTATTTTCAATACACATATCAAATGAatttctttgccgtgtgcatttTCCTGACACATGGCCAAAAAGCGGGAAACTCCCCCTGCGCGGGAATGTTTGGGCAGGAAGGAACGGTGCGCACGGGAGAGGGCCATCGACGTGGCCCTAGTTCTTTGCACTGTGTTCCGTGACACACACGGGCCGGAAAGCCTTCATCGTAACGGCTCCATTAACTACGGCCAGCTTAGGCGCGGATTTGCCATGTGTTTTGCTGCCTCTATGTTAGTGGACATCTCTTTGTCGTTTGTATCCATGAAAATATGGCATGTATAATTTGTGTGCCATGTGTTTCCCCACCATGTATCATGAATTTTTTTTGCCGTCTCTTGTCTCGAATGAATAAATGGCAAAGCCTTTATTTACCGTGTTCCAGTGACACACGACAAAAGGTGCTCGAACACGGCAAAGCCATTTTTTCCGGTAGTGAGACGATTAACCTACAGCCGCCACCCCTGGGCAtgtaagactagccacaatgggagtatcataagtacTAGTATCATGCATGCTATGTTGACAAAATCATGACGTGGCGcatcaattaatgaggtgagagacgGGAGTGGTTTCataatatgatactatgcattgtgcggtagtatcataaactagtatcatgtgcatgatacttacatgatactagtttatgatacttcacactgtgactagtctaagtaTAATTCAAGGTATCTGGTGCATGTGAGCATTACTAGGTGGAGCTCATGAGAAGCAAAGTGCATGTTTAGTTGGGGCAGCTGAGTCCAACGACGACTCGGTGGCTGGCTCATGCGAGCGAACAAGGAGAAAACCAAGTTTAATATCCATAGGTGTTTGCAGGAAAAGATGACAATTTCATTTTTTGCGACATATGTAGCACATGAAATCTGTTGAAGTTGAGTCGAATATAATTATATGCTACAATTTTAATTAGATTACGTAGTATGTTATATTGGAGTCCAAAACTCCTTGTAACCCAAGTGTAATATAATACACATAcaacgggagtggtgttttggaacatgggtgcatatgctccctatattttgaaatgcatcttacacatattttaaatttcaaaaaaattgaaacaaaaaattggtacgtacatcttcacatgctacgcgctcacaaagtcgtttcataaaaaatccacttatcatgtgacgtgtgtaaaaaaaataaaattaagtgctaaaaataatgcttttcacatgataaagtttctcctttttacatagaccacaaaatatcttattttttcatgaaacttgacgaatgcacatacataatgaaaatgtacatgtagaattttttatccaaatttttcgacatttc
It includes:
- the LOC127291739 gene encoding cytosolic sulfotransferase 5, translating into MDPTQTKSSVDNAAEERERLVSTLPMREGFWKPYVLYRGFWVSPQVAKSVMLLQDEFKPRADDIILAACPKSGTTWLKALAFTLVNRSRHAVAGDADGHPLLTNSPHDLVPFIEKPDRELYPVAELEALASPRLLATHMPFTLLPASISAVGCRVVYISREPKDVLVSLWHYLNSVSKDYFIKLEKAFELFSEGGSYFGPVWDHYLGYWKQSIAEPDRVLFLKYEEMMADPVKHVKTLAEFLGVPFTVDEVDAGAVEQVVDLCSFQKLKNLPVNSSGTSNLAGWMPMEKSSYFRNGTVGDWANHLTQEMAHKLDGIVQDKLKGSGLAF